The genomic DNA TAGGAACAAGAATTAATGCTTTGGCTATGGATGGTGGTTCTAAAGCAGATATAACATTGAAGCTTCAGCAGTTTATGAACACGTTTGCAGCTTTGAGAGTTGCAACTCCAGTTTTAATTATCTCTTATGAAACATTTaggatttattcaaatatattgcaCTCGTCTGAAGTAGGTTTAGTTCTCTGTGATGAAGGACACAGATTAAAGAACAGTGAAAATCAGACATATCAAGCCTTGATGGGTTTGAAAGCTaaaagaagaattttaatCTCAGGCACTCCAATACAGAATGATTTGACAGAATATTTCAGCTTAGTACACTTTGTCAACGAAGGTATATTAGGAACTGCTCAGGAATTCAAAAAGAGATATGAAAATCCTATTCTGAAAGGACAAGATGCATTAGCTACAGAACAAGAAAGGGAGAAAGCACAGGAATGCCTACAAACCTTAACATCAATTGTCAACAAGTGTATGATCCGCAGAACTAGTTCCTTGCTCACTAAATACTTGCCTGTTAAGTTTGAACAGGTCATATGTGTAAAGATGACCGCCCTTCAGACTCAGATATACAAGAATTTCATCAATTCTGATGCTATTCGTAACAAATTCTCTGGTACAGGAGAAAAGAACACTTTAAGCGCCCTATCAAGCATTACAACTTTGAAGAAATTATGTAACCATCCGGACTTAGtctatgataaaattattgaaagaTCTGAAGGCTTTGAAAAGGCTAGAGACTTATTGCCAAGTAATTATGACATTAAAGATGTTAAACCAGAGTATTCTGGTAAACTTATGATTCTAGATTGTATTTTggctaatttaaaaacaaatacagatGATAAAATAGTTTTGGTCTCAAATTACACTCAAACTTTAGACTTATTTGAGAAATTGTGTCGAAAAAGATGTTACCAGTATGTGAGGCTTGACGGTTCGATGACAATCAAGAAACGAGCGAAGGTGGTTGAAAGTTTTAACCAAAAAGATTCAAAAGAATGGATTTTCATGTTAAGTTCAAAGGCTGGTGGCTGCGGCTTGAATTTGATTGGTGCTAACCGACTCATCATGTTTGATCCCGATTGGAACCCTGCTAATGATGAGCAGGCCATGGCTCGGGTCTGGAGAGACGGACAGAAGAAACCTTGTTACATTTACAGGTTACTGGCTACAGGTACAATTGAAGAGAAGATATTCCAAAGACAGGCACACAAGAAAGCTTTGAGTGATACTGTTGTGGATCAAAATGAGGAATCGTTACGTCACTTCACTTCTGATGATTTGAAGGATCTGTTCCGTCTGGAAGAGAACACATTATCAGATACACAcagtaaatttaaatgccgTAGATGTGTGAATAACATCCAGGTGACTCTTCCTCCGGAAAATTCAGACTGTACATCCGATTTATCAAACTGGTATCATTGTGCAGATAAAAAGAGCTTAGCCGATCTTGTTTTGAAGCAATGCTGGGATTTGGCTAAAAGCATTTCATTCGTTTTCAATCACCGCTCTGCTGAATGTGAGGCCAACAAAGTAAAAGACAGTAAAGAAGGTGAAGaagataaagaaaatgttcAACAAAGAAAGAGACGGaagattgatgatgatgaggatTATTCAGAGCCTGATGACAGTGCTGATGAAGATTatcaataatgtttatttttattttctgtttgttccaagtgaaaaattatgttttacttcattttcattgtaaatattataatttaagtagaTTGTggagaatattatattttatgattataaaacatgtttattaaaaaaaaatactgtgaagTGAAGgtgcaaaatgaaaaaaaaaattataaacgaaaatatttattacaaaaataacaacttaatatttctatgagacattcaataatatattttttaaatctatatatagaaataacaaCATACTATAATTAAACCGCTAAGTCTTACTCTTAGAAAACTTTTCATTCAACTTCGCTCCTTggaatcataaaattatgacattataaaattaaataatgatctACAGTTTGTCAGGAAgtcaacaaaacatattttttatatttattttttacaaatagaatggtcaagattggttgatacaCGCCCCCCAGTGTTGCCAACCAAACGGAGAGAGCGCCCACATTTTCTTCACTTTTGGCAACACTGGGCGtgtatcaaccaatcttgaccattctatttgtaaaaaataaatataaaaaatatgttttaacttaCCAACATTTTACAATCTTAAGCTTAGACTATCAACTAGCACTTTGTGCCCATTGCCATTTGtgttaaaagttaataaatctaatattgtaataaaataattaattgtactAAACGAAAGCACCGCAACAGAATAGATTTTCTTGATTCACATTCTCTAAAACACGCCGTGCCTGTCGCGAGCATTCACAAATCCCGCCTCGCGTGTCGCGGCAGAATTATTTCTGTGTGCCTGTGACACGCTATGCATGTTTTCTCGTCGTTTACGTATCCTAATTAACTGGAGCAACTGAGTTTAAGTCCGTAGGACCAGCTGGGCGGTTGGGACGAGTACCCTCGCCTCTCCGCCTCATCGTTCACTTCAAAAGGCTTGTGGAATAGTTTCAGTAAGAAACGCACCTAAAAATAGATCGctgtttatacatttaaaacaaacagaTTGTACTTCGGGAGTGccaaactttaatattaacgtTTGATGACTTATTAAGAATATTCGACTAGGTCTACCTAGGGTTTTTATCCATCACATAAAGTGCACAAATCCACTAACggaagttttcacttttaaaaaatatatagacacaGAACAATATGAGAAATAATGTCGGTTGCAATATACATGCTAattgctataaaaaaaaagtgtcgTACATATACACATAGGCGGAACTGTATATAATGTCATGTAACAATAATCACTTTCGAAGAAACACTAGTGTTTCTACTGCCATAAAGATTGAGACTTGAGCAATTTTACCTTCTCAAAATCACTGTTCTCCGCGTCATTTATGGCCTCCTGTAATATCCAGTTTCGCGGGACGTAAACTGGATTCAACTTGCACATTCTTGATACTCTGTCCTGTTCTGTCActgtaaaaatagtttatttattacatgcttatttgattattaactttcaCAGATCGTTGACGCCACTCAGACAGTGAGGTGAGTGTGAGGCTCGTGTCTTCAGATTGTAATTAATGGTgacgttaaaaataataattttcggCACAAGCATTTAATATgttcagagagatcttatttcAGTCAACGCGTGCCAAACAATGAGCGTGCACTGTGCGGTtggttgaggagttccctcgtcgggagccgaaaCTGGTCTACCGTCAGGTATTGCAAgatatataagaataatatccaaatattatatattttttaaatattatttattatgtcttATTTccattaatgtatttatttatttgatgacataaaggattggaccggacttagatacaaccaactgaaaatagcggcccaaagccgcgagggtttccgtatgctgacctccaaacttcaattcgaagatggcaccccatgatgatggTGATTTCCATTCAAACTAAACACAGTTCAATCAGTTAAAGATATcggcttcaaaattgagtggCAAGATTCAACCCGAACATTATAT from Plodia interpunctella isolate USDA-ARS_2022_Savannah chromosome 21, ilPloInte3.2, whole genome shotgun sequence includes the following:
- the okr gene encoding DNA repair and recombination protein RAD54-like, whose protein sequence is MRRSQAPSQLGSSDSVFKSPLIDKKRKKRECARIPLAQKSPSQALSTSEHENLIRQILSKPFKVPIPNYVSSYCSKSLGLKRTQVRRALHDPDEPNALVLYRPPYIPEHEKMKMSPNDIKVAVVVDPVLGNILRPHQRDGVKFMYDCVTGNQIENAYGCIMADEMGLGKTLQCITLLWTLLRQGPDCKPTICKAIIVCPSSLVKNWYNEIGKWLGTRINALAMDGGSKADITLKLQQFMNTFAALRVATPVLIISYETFRIYSNILHSSEVGLVLCDEGHRLKNSENQTYQALMGLKAKRRILISGTPIQNDLTEYFSLVHFVNEGILGTAQEFKKRYENPILKGQDALATEQEREKAQECLQTLTSIVNKCMIRRTSSLLTKYLPVKFEQVICVKMTALQTQIYKNFINSDAIRNKFSGTGEKNTLSALSSITTLKKLCNHPDLVYDKIIERSEGFEKARDLLPSNYDIKDVKPEYSGKLMILDCILANLKTNTDDKIVLVSNYTQTLDLFEKLCRKRCYQYVRLDGSMTIKKRAKVVESFNQKDSKEWIFMLSSKAGGCGLNLIGANRLIMFDPDWNPANDEQAMARVWRDGQKKPCYIYRLLATGTIEEKIFQRQAHKKALSDTVVDQNEESLRHFTSDDLKDLFRLEENTLSDTHSKFKCRRCVNNIQVTLPPENSDCTSDLSNWYHCADKKSLADLVLKQCWDLAKSISFVFNHRSAECEANKVKDSKEGEEDKENVQQRKRRKIDDDEDYSEPDDSADEDYQ